TTATTATCACGAGTTACTGCATTTATCCGAGTGATCCACAAACGACGAAAATCCCTCTTTTGCCTGCCTCTATCTCGATGAGAGGAAGCCAAAGCTCTCATTTTCTGTTGAGTAATCGTTCGAGTAAGTCTTGAATGAGCTCCTCTAGAGGTTGATGCAAATAAACGAATTTTTGTTCGACGTCTCCGAGCTGTATATCCCCGTCTAACTCTGGTCATTGAATCAAATTAAACCTTAATGAATAACTAATTGATTTCGATTCTTTCAGTCATCCTTTTCCCCTCTCACGGTCGATTAATAACAAAACGGATTATtccgatatataaaatataaattccaaTGGCTTTTGCTACTATAACCTTCCTGACCACAATTTTTTATTCCGTCCAGGCATTTCACCTgcaaataagaaattataatgatactCAAAAAAAATAGTGGGTTCCATCGTTTCTATGGTTACTTCTTAAACGGTGAGGTCCTCTCTATACACCGGAGCCTCTTCTTTCATTTAACCAAATGGTATTGTGAACTTGTATAGTTCACACTCTTTGGCTCTACCCATCAATTATAGAGTAATAACTCTTTTCACACTAAGAGTTATCTATACAGTGACGGCATTTAATTAGGAAAGTTGGCTAGGTAGCTGACCCTCTTAGTCCGCTCTTTTAACAATAGgcgcataatctttttgcttcttataataCTATTTCCTCCGCTTAATGGATAACTATTTGCTACCAATGGGGAATTGCTTTTCATCTCAAATCTAGGTGATTGGATTTGCACCAATGGAAACCATAAATTCCATACACAATATAGGTATATGATAGATCTTTTCCATTTACCCTATTCATTGGTACCGGTCATTGACACTGGAAAAATTGTCTCATTTGTTCGAACTCATGATCTGAACGAGTCGCACATACACCCTAGTACATGTTCCTCGACGCTGAGGACATCCTCTAAGAGCGGGAGATTTCGTAACATTTCTTATCGGCTGTCTTGCGTTTCTAATAAGTTGTTTAATAGTTGGcatgtcgtatatatatatatgtatatatagaattaGAATGGAATGGGTTGGTTTAGATCGATCTTAACCTGATGATTggattgatgattatgaattttttCTATTCAATACCAAATCACAGAAAATTCGAATTATGGTTTGAAATGGATTTACACGAAATCCCCGGTATTTTCATTTTCGACCGCTACGAGATCAACAATGCCATGAGCTTGGGCTTCTGTTGCTGACATAAAAACATCCCTTTCCATGTCTTCGGATACAACCCATAAAGGCTTGCCCGTTCTTTGTACATAAACCTTTGTGAGGGTTTCACGAAGTTTCAGTAGTTCTTCCATTTCCAGGACAAATTCCCCTGTTcgtgattcataaaaagaactagcaggttgatgaatcatgaccctaaatatattgatattgatataACATCATGAACGGTTCCTCTATCTCGTATGATTGGGCTAATgtaagggataaaaaaaaaataacaagaagaaattgaACAACCGTACAGGCATCTTCTGTGCGTTGCATACGGCTCCGCAATGGAATttacttttttcttctcttctattctatctaagaaagaaagagaatccaTCTGATTCAGATCGTTGAATGATCCATTTACCACCCTTCCTTTCGTAGGAGTCAAAAATACTATGATGGTTCTGTTGCTTTATATATTTATCTCGTCTGTGATTTAGCAATCCCAAAGTGCCTTTCTGATACGATCAAATAAGGAaaactgatctttttttttttcattttcgtaCTCTTCCATAACATAAATATCAGAAAGAAACTTCTGGTGTGGAAGAAAAATGGTTTGTGACGCTGAAATGTACCCCCGACACATAAAATCAACAAATCGGAAATAACCTTTGTTTCATACTACTATCTCGATACAAAATCTCATGTTATGAAAAAACAATAATGGTTTGTTCATATCGAACTCGAAGTGCCATGCTATTATTACTTATTATTCATATTCAATATGGCGAAGGCatagtctttcttttttttttcaaataaaaactcATTGGCGCCAAGCGTGAGGGAATGCTAGACGTTTGGTAATTTCTCCTCCGATCAGAATGAAAGATCCCATAGAAGCGGCTAACCCCATGCATATTGTATGCACATCGGGTGGCACAAATTGCATAGTATCATAAATAGCTATTCCTGATACTACCCATCCGCCGGGAGAgtttataaacaaaaaaagatcCCTAGTATTATCTTCTATACTGAGATATACCATGAGACCAACAATTTGATTTGAGATCTCGCTATTAACCTCTTGACCTAAAAAAAGTAATCTTTCTCGATGAAGTCGGTTGATTAGGACAAaattggttcctttaggaactgtaCGTGCACCTTTGGATGCATACGGTTCAAAAAAATTGCGAAAAAAGAATCAATGTGTCGATTccagttctattttttttttttttttttctgtaataggtttttgtttttctaataaAGCTTCCATTTTTAAAAAGACATGAGATGAGTTTTGGCTTCCTTAcctataaaaaaagaatttactGAACTTATTGAAATTGAACAAATCTCTCTCATTGATGTATTGTTTCATCGACATTCAAATCACGatgtaattttcttgtttctgaaTGGGCCTTTTCAATTCTTTTAGGTTCATGTTCTACTCCGGGAAAAGATCTGTCCGAATTCCATTTGCACATATAGGGCAAATGGTCTCAGTACCACTTCTTTTTGTtacgacttttttttttcaattcgttTCATGCCTTTCCCCAATCATTCGATGTACTCATCATACTATTCCGTTGGTTATTGGTTGGACGTTTGAAATCACTCCTATAATAAGGATAAGAATCGTTTATGATACAAGCGGTAATCATACATTACATGGATTACCAATTTGGTATTTTCTGAACGGAGCctggatactttattactttattttatctggatactttattactttattttatttttatttttccaagtCAACCATAAATTCTCCTAATTgatcctcaaaataaataaattgatctaaTTGCACTTCACGCTCCGAATGATTGATGGTTCACTCAATACAATATTTCTTAGGCGAAACAGAGGATATTTCGATCGAGGGATGAGAACGGGTAAATTCCATATAACCCAATATGTCTGACAAGTCGCACTATAAGTCAACCCAAACTGCATCTTCCTCTCCAGGACTCCGAAAAGGTACTTTTGGAACACCAACGGgcattaaattaaagaaaaaattgagTACTATACTTCACTTTAATGTGGAAACATAACAATGGCTTTATCGTCTTCATCCCTTTTTCTGTTTATTGTATTTTATACATAGATTTTTATACATAAATTGGAAGGTTTATTTTATAGAGTAAGACAGAATGAATAAAGAAAAATTTTAACTAACGGATCAATCGTTGGAGTAATAAACAAGTATCTATGCATTCGTTTCCCGAAAGTAGAACTAATCCTCCCATTGCGTATTGGTACTTATCGGGTATAGAATAGATCTGCTTCTCTTTGTTCTTACGAACAGAATTGTTCCATTATTTTCAATGGAACGGAATAAAAATTAACCCTTTCTCATACGGAATCTACTGAAAAGGTTAGATACATAGTATAGTCTTTTCCAATGCGATAAAATAAAGTGACATAGTgtctatttttctttgataaaGGGGTATTTCCATGGGTTTGCCTTGGTATCGTGTTCATACTGTCGTATTGAATGATCCCGGTCGATTGCTTTCTGTCCATATAATGCATACAGCCCTAGTTGCTGGTTGGGCCGGTTCGATGGCTTTATACGAATTAGCGGTTTTTGATCCCTCTGACCCCGCTCTTGATCCAATGTGGAGACAAGGTATGTTCGTTATACCCTTCATGACTCGTTTAGGAATAACCAATTCGTGGGGTGGTTGGAGTATTTCAGGAGGAACTGTAACGAATCCCGGTATTTGGAGTTATGAAGGTGTGGCAGGGGCACATATTGTGTTTTCTGGCTTGTGCTTCTTGGCAGCTATCTGGCATTGGGTGTATTGGGACCTAGAAATATTCTGTGATGAACGTACGGGCAAACCATCTTTGGATTTGCCTAAGATCTTTGGAATTCATTTATTTCTCTCAGGGTTGGCTTGCTTTGGCTTTGGCGCATTTCATGTAACAGGTTTGTATGGTCCTGGAATATGGGTGTCCGATCCTTATGGACTAACTGGAAAAGTACAACCCGTAAGTCCAGCGTGGGGCGCAGAAGGCTTTGATCCTTTTGTTCCCGGAGGAATAGCCTCTCATCATATTGCAGCGGGTACATTGGGCATATTAGCAGGCTTATTCCATCTTAGTGTCCGTCCGCCTCAACGTCTATACAAAGGATTACGTATGGGCAATATTGAAACTGTACTTTCCAGTAGTATCGCTGCTGTTTTTTTTGCAGCTTTCGTTGTTGCTGGAACTATGTGGTATGGTTCAGCAACTACCCCAATCGAATTATTTGGTCCCACTCGTTATCAGTGGGATCAGGGATACTTTCAGCAAGAAATATATCGAAGAGTTAGCGCCGGACTAGCCCAAAATCTGAGTTTATCGGAAGCTTGGTCTAAAATTCCCGAAAAATTAGCTTTTTATGATTACATTGGTAATAATCCAGCAAAAGGGGGATTATTCAGAGCAGGGTCAATGGACAACGGGGATGGAATAGCTGTTGGGTGGTTAGGACACCCCGTCTTTAGAGATAAAGAAGGGCGCGAGCTTTTTGTACGTCGTATGCCTACCTTTTTTGAAACATTTCCGGTAGTTTTGGTAGATGGAGACGGAATTGTTAGAGCCGATGTTCCTTTTAGAAGGGCAGAATCAAAGTATAGTGTTGAACAAGTAGGTGTAACTGTTGAGTTCTATGGTGGCGAACTCAATGGAGTCAGTTATAGTGATCCTGCGACTGTAAAAAAATATGCTAGACGTGCCCAATTAGGTGAAATTTTTGAATTAGATCGGGCTACTTTGAAATCTGATGGCGTTTTTCGTAGCAGTCCAAGGGGTTGGTTCACTTTTGGCCATGCTACGTTTGCTTTGCTCTTCTTTTTCGGACACATTTGGCATGGCGCTAGAACCTTGTTCAGAGATGTTTTTGCTGGCATTGATCCAGATTTGGATGCTCAAGTGGAATTTGGAGCATTCCAAAAACTTGGGGATCCAACTACAAAGAGACAAGTAGTCTGATACAACATTGCTCTGGTATCTTTCGCCtctttttttgatttgacatagggTTAGGGTACTGAAGAAATCTTGACTTGAATCACCATCTTTTCTTtgactctttccttttctttatatggTAAATGATGCCAAATGAATAGGTGTGGAAGCTATAATTGTAAACCACGATCGAATCTATGGAAGCATTGGTTTATACATTCCTTTTAGTCTCGACTTTAGGGATAATTTTTTTCGCTATCTTTTTTCGAGAACCGCCTAAGGTTCCaactaaaaaatgaaataatttttcattatctCAGTTGAAGTAATGAGTCTCCCCATATGGGAGGCTCATTACTTCAACTAGTCCCCGTGTTCTTCGAATGGATCTCTTAGTTGTTGTGAGGGTTGCCCAAAAGCGGTATATAAGGCGTACCCAGTAAAGCTTACAAGTAAACCAGATATGAAGATGGCGACTAGGGTTGCTGTTTCCATTTTTAGACAATTTCAAGATCACAATGGATCTACGATAAGATCGTTTATTTACAACTACAACGGAATGGTATACAAAGTCAACAGATCTCAACCAATGATTAAATAGGATTTATGGCTACACAAACCGTTGAGGATAGTTCTAGATCTGGGCCAAGACAAACTACTGTAGGGAATTTATTGAAACCATTGAATTCGGAATATGGTAAAGTAGCTCCGGGCTGGGGGACTACACCATTAATGGGAGTCGCAATGGCCCTATTTACGGTATTCCTATCTATTATTTTGGAAATTTATAATTCTTCCGTTTTACTGGATGGAATTACAATGAGTTAAGTTTATAAGAACTTTGAAGTCCTAGTTTTCAATCAAAAAAATTACTTTACTTAAAACTCGGATTTCTAGACCATTCTGGTAGTTCGACCGTGGAATTTATTTGTTTCGGTATCTCCGGAATATGAGTGTGTGACTTGTTAtaattgatcctattgataatacAGAGAATGGTCCTGTTATCTCTATCGAGATGATTCTATTTCGTCGGATAGTTATTCTAGTATCTGGAGCACGGAATATATATAGAATATAGAATAgattaataaaagaaatattaaaactaTGATTCATACCTACTATTCAGACCTCGCAACCGGACTCAGAAATTTTCAAATAGA
This portion of the Musa acuminata AAA Group cultivar baxijiao unplaced genomic scaffold, Cavendish_Baxijiao_AAA HiC_scaffold_799, whole genome shotgun sequence genome encodes:
- the LOC135664118 gene encoding photosystem II CP47 reaction center protein encodes the protein MGLPWYRVHTVVLNDPGRLLSVHIMHTALVAGWAGSMALYELAVFDPSDPALDPMWRQGMFVIPFMTRLGITNSWGGWSISGGTVTNPGIWSYEGVAGAHIVFSGLCFLAAIWHWVYWDLEIFCDERTGKPSLDLPKIFGIHLFLSGLACFGFGAFHVTGLYGPGIWVSDPYGLTGKVQPVSPAWGAEGFDPFVPGGIASHHIAAGTLGILAGLFHLSVRPPQRLYKGLRMGNIETVLSSSIAAVFFAAFVVAGTMWYGSATTPIELFGPTRYQWDQGYFQQEIYRRVSAGLAQNLSLSEAWSKIPEKLAFYDYIGNNPAKGGLFRAGSMDNGDGIAVGWLGHPVFRDKEGRELFVRRMPTFFETFPVVLVDGDGIVRADVPFRRAESKYSVEQVGVTVEFYGGELNGVSYSDPATVKKYARRAQLGEIFELDRATLKSDGVFRSSPRGWFTFGHATFALLFFFGHIWHGARTLFRDVFAGIDPDLDAQVEFGAFQKLGDPTTKRQVV